A stretch of DNA from Adhaeribacter swui:
CCGTGATCGAAGCCCTGGATAGTTTATCTAAAGGCGTACCCCTGAATACCCTTACGCCGCAACAAGCCCGTTTAGCTCCGACCGCCACCGACGCGGTAATGGCCGTCATGAAAAACAATAACATTGCCATGCCGCCTTCCCTGGTGGATACCATGGGTTACTCCGTACCCGTTACCGGCGGCAGCATTCACGTACGGAGTTACAAACCCAAGAACGCTACTAGTGCTTTACCGGGTATTGTGTACTACCACGGGGGGGTTGGGTGATTGCTACCATTAACACCTACGATGCCTCCGCCCGGGCTTTAGCCGAACAAACCAATGCCGTGGTTGTTTCAGTGGAGTACCGCAAAGGACCAGAGTTCAAGTTTCCCACGGCTCATCAAGATTCTTACGCCGCTTATTTGTGGACGATCCAAAATGCCGCTACGCTCGGCATTAATCCGACCAAGATTGCCGTAGCGGGCGAAAGTGCCGGCGGTAATTTAGCATCGACTGTTTGCCTGATGGCCCGGGACAATAACGTCCAGCTGCCTGTGCACCAGTTGTTAGTTTACCCCATCGCCGATAATAATACCAATACGACTTCTTACAACCAGTACGCTAATGCTAAGCCGTTGAGCAAACCTTTAATGCAATGGTTCTTTACCCATTATTTCAATACGCCAGCCGATGGGGATAGTCCTTACATCTCCCTGGTGGATGTAGCGACCGTAACCGGTTTACCCGCCGCCACGGTGATTAACGCCGAGATTGATCCGCTGCTCAGTGAAGGACAAGCTTACGCGGCCAAGTTAAAAGCAGCCGGAATCGCGGTAACTGCAAAGGTGTACGAAGGGGTAACCCACGAATTCTTCGGCATGGCCACGGTGGTGCCGCAGGCCAAAGAAGCCCAGAAACTAGCTACCGACGAACTTAAAAAAGCTTTGCAGTAAGGAATCGTGCCTACTACTGGGAATTTGTACTGGCTTAAGTAAATAGCCGAATTATTAATCAACTAGAAAAGTTTTAAAACTCGAATTTATTATGTCAACTAATCAAAAATATGCGCTTATCACCGGGGCTACGCAAGGTATCGGCTATGAGCTGGCTAAGTTATTTGCCCAAGATCAATATAATCTGGTGCTGGTAGCTCGCCATCGAGAGGAGCTAGACGCTAAATCGGCCGAGTTTAAACAACAATACGGTATCGACGTGATTACTATTGCGCAGGACTTAGCCCAGCGACAAGGACCTTTTCAGGTATACGAAACGGTAAAAGCGCAAGGTATTCAGGTGGATGTCCTGGTCAATGATGCCGGACAGGGGCAATACGGGGAGTTTGTGGATACGGATATTAACCGGGAACTGGAGATTGTGGACTTGAACATTGGCGCTTATCTCATCTTAACCAAATGCTTCTTAAAAGAGATGGTAGCCCGTAAAGAAGGTAAAATCCTGCTGGTTTCTTCCATTGCGGGGGAAGTACCCGGCCCCTTACAAGCCGTTTATCATGGCACGAAAGCCTTTGTTTCTTCTTTTACCGAAGCTATCCAGAATGAAACAAAAGATACGGGCGTAACCATTACCAAGCTATTGCCCGGGGCCACCGATACGGACTTCTTTAATAAGGCTGAGATGCAGCAAGCCAAGATGGTCCAAGAAGGCAGCAAGGCTGATCCGGCCGAAGTAGCCAAGGATGGCTATGAAGCGTTAATGGCCGGTAAGTTAGAAATAATTTCGGGTCTGAAAAACAAACTTACCGTCGCGGCGAGTAAGCTGCTACCCGACAGTGTAGTAGCCGAGAACATGCACCAACAGATGAAGCCGAGTACAAAGGAGTAAGTAAAAGTGTAGTACAGTAAATAGATTTAATTGTAAAGCAAACCCTTAACTAGGCGGACTAGTTAGGGGTTTCTTTTTCAAATTTTTTCCAGTCATTAATCCACTACGTAAGCTAGTCATTAAAAAATTTCTGTAAATAATACTGCATTTAAAAACAATCTATTTTTTCATGAAAACAGAACAAGAAGTCTTAGCTAAAATCCTAGCTTTAGAAGAAGAAAATAACCGTTCTCTAGCTGTTATTAGTTTAATTGAAAATCAAAATGAAATTAATCAGGAAGAAATGAGCAGACTGTTGGAGACACAAAATAACATTAAAAACAATCGAGCCGAAATTACAACCTTGCGTTGGGTAATTGATTAAATTCTATAGGGCTCAATTTGCAAGCTAACCCCAATCGGAAATTGCGAAGCGACTTCATATCCCTTTAGGCACGGTAAAAACGCGGACCAGGAAAGTCCTCCTAGTGTTAAAGGCATTACTGTAGTTAATAGAGCATATCTTTGTTATAAATTTATCAAAATCTATCAGGTGAACCGGTCATCGTTTTAAAAATTCGTATTGAGAACGCGTGAAGAGTTCTGTATTAGTTTAGCTCGTACTACAAAAATTTAGAAAGTAAGTGAACCAATAGCAGAATGTAGCAGTAATGTTTAATTTAGTATGAGCCAATTGCATCAGCGGTATTATAAATTTAAGTTTTAGCTTAATTCCAAGGCAACTTATGATATTGTTTACGCCCTATTTACCCTATCATTTATGAGTGAAGAATCATCGAAAGTTGCTTTAAGAAACTTAGTGGTACATGCCTGTACTTTCAACAACTACGAACCCTTAAGAACCTATGGGGTACTGGTGAAACAGGATCAGGTTAATACGTCACGTATTATTCTAAAATACAAAGATCAGGAATCCACCTGCATTAATGATCCGGAGAAGATTAAAGCTTGTTTGGAGAACTTACTTGGTTTATAAATTTTTGGCTCGATAACTTATATAAAATCCCATTTATTAAAATAAAACCATGCATAACCGGCATATCTTTGATATTCTATCTCATTCCCAGAAGGTAGAATATTTGCACGCGAATGCTACCTTTTTAGCTAAACGATCCACTCATAATTATAATATCGCTCTTTATTATCTCCACAACTATTACGTAGAATCCTTTTATTTTAAGAGGGACCACCAATGTGACTACATGGTAACGTTTCTGAGTACTTTATGGCTAAGTCCCTACTTAGATATAATTCAGCTGGATTTGATTGTTTAAGACTAAATATTAGGTGGAGAATAAATGTATATTTTATAAAAAGGATTAACTTATCTTGGTAAGTAAACTTGATTCGGCTAAAAAAATAAAGACATCATTACCGGTTTCATATACTGCCGATGGATGTTTAATAATTTTCCTATAACCACTTTTATGTAAAACAGGAGATTATTGTTCCCATTTCTTTCTGGACTAAACTATTTCTTTCACACTTAACATGTAATGTAATAAATTTACTACTCATACTTGTTCTTAATCTCAACAAACAATAATGAAATTATCCTTAATTTACATCCACCCTCTGGGACCGAGCAGGGCAGTTTACCCCCGGTAAAAACGAAAGCCTATGACCCAGATCTATCTTTCGGCTAAACTCCAAGCTTTGTTTCCAAGCCTTAACGAGGATACTGCCAGCTTTACTCAGCCCTCTGTGTTAGGAGATTGGAACGGACATGTATTTACGGTTCACCGCAGAAAATGCATCATATTGGTTAATAATATCTCTTACTATGCCGTGTTTCTGGTGGATATTCTGAAAAAAGATTTATGCCATTTTCCGGAGTTATTTCTAGATCAGCTGCTGCGACAGCTGACCTATGATAAAGTTATAACAGAAGGACAATATCGAGTCATAACAGCGCAGTTGGGTCAATTGCAGCTGAGGCGAACCAATAATGACCGGAAAGCGCTGGGAACCATCAATGAATTTATTTTCCTGTTTAAAGCCCATTGCGAGGGCCAAGCACTCGATAACCTAGATTGTTCGACTATTAACCATTATATAAACACTTCGCCGACTGGTGCCGGGCGAACCAGCCAGCGCCATTATGGAAACCCCATACAGGACATGAAAGATTTAATTATTCAGCTATAATGTTATCTTTCGACATAATGTAGCCTCTCTTAACTCTGGCATCTTGATAGAGGCTTCTAAAGCCTACGGAATAGTTTCTGGTAAACAGGTTGAAGGGGATAGATATAAGGTATAGGGTTCGGAAATCCTTGTTAAACAATAACCTTATTTCCTTGCATACTTTCTGTTATTTAGCCTTACAATACTTGTTCTTGCCCATTTATAAAAATTTTTATCCATTCCACAAAAGGGAAAAGAACATTTGGGTACCGCCTTACAATTTTTGAACCTAAAACAAAGGTATGTCTTATTATCACTACACATAGGGTATTGAATCCAAGTTATTGGAAAAATAGGAGGGAGGGGAATTGGGCATTCGTTTTCTTCCTCGCTTTTTAGTGTTTATGTACTATTCCAGTAGCTTTCTATTTTCTATTACTTCCTTTGCTTCCAAATAAGCTTGCTGTAAGCGCTTTTCTAATTCTTTTCGCGGTGGCAATTCCGTTAAGTATTCGGCTACCATAATACCATCTTTATGCATTTCCAGCAGTTCTACCTGTTCCCGGCTCGTTTCGGCGCAAAGGATGAGTCCTACCGGAGTTTCTTCCCCTTCCTCTCTTTCGTGTTTATTCAGCCATTTCAAGTATAATTCCATCTGACCTTTGTGTTTTGCCTGGAACTTACCAATTTTCAATTCAATGGCTACTAGTCGTTTCAATTTACGGTGGTAGAACAGCAGATCTAAGTAATAATCTTCTCCGTCAATGATCATGCGTTTTTGCCGTTCAATAAAGGAAAAACCTTTTCCCACCTCTAAAATAAAGGTTTCCAGTTCTTGCAAGATCGCGGTTTCCAGATCATTCTCCAGATAGCCAACCGGCAGGTTCAGGAAGTCCAACAGATAAGGATCCTTGAAACTACCAGCGAGATGATGTTCTTGGTTGGGTAATTGCGCATCCGCAATGACCGTGCGTTCATAGGCTTTTTGCTCAATTTGTTTCCTAAGCTCCCGGACACTGATTTGCTCTTTGATGGTTCGCTGGGCGTAAAAGAGTCGTTGTTCTTTTGTTTTCAATGGCAACAAGACCAGAAAGTGCGACCAGCTTAATTGGCGGGACAAGGTAAGCACCTGCTCATGTTCTGAAAACACGGTCGCGAATTGTAGCATTCTCCGCAAATTCTTTTCTTCAAAGCTCCGGCCATAGCGCTCCTTCAATTGTCGGGACAACGTCACGACAATTTGCTGACCATATTCTGCCCGTTTATGTTCCAGGATAAATTCATTGATCCGTTTGCCTACCTGCCAGAAAAGCAAGGTCATGGTGCTATTTACCTGGGAAATGACCTGTAAATGGCTTTGTTCAATAAGGTTACTAATTTCGTGGAATAAAAAGGATTCTGGAAGTATGTTTTTCTTTTCTGTCATTATAGGTTTACGCTTCAAAAAGGAGCTATTTTCCTTAAATATGCATACAGGTTTAAACCGGTGCTCCAATGGCTCCGCATGGTAGTTGGGAGATAAAAACAGAGTCTTCTATGGCGGGAGAAGACCTATATGAACGACTCCTAATTAGTAACTAAAATATAGCCTGGCATCCACGGTAAAGTTAGGCTCCGCTTTCTTTGGTTAACAGCTCATAAGCCCTGTGAATTTTTTCTTGAACCCATTTTTGTATTTCTTGATTTTTAAAGTCAAACCACATTTGTCTATATTCTCCTGAATTATCCATTTCCGATTTAAATTCTCGAAATGGTCTTTTCTTATTTAAGGCTTTTGTGAGTCGGTTTTTCAGGTAATTCGACTCCGGCAAGGTATTAACAAAATCAGCCATGATTTTAAAGGAATCACTTGATTCTTGTGGTTCAATTTCGGTATAATCACCCTTATGCTTATCCAGCAGTTCTATTTCCTTTGCCCAAGGTTCCGTATCTATTTCCGGATACTTTACAGTATCCGGAACAAATAGCAAGTCGCTATTTTTCATATTCCAAAAACATCGGAAACCACTGTCTAGTTGTTCGGCAATTTCTTTTATCTGCTGTTTGGTCAAAATCATCAGGTAGCCTAATTTGTATGCCTGCTCTTTAATGCTTACTAGTTGTATAACTTCTGGAAGATAGTCATCTAGGAGGATAGTACCAAAATTCAGGCGTGAGACCGGATAGAAAGTAGTAAAAGACGAAAAAGAGCTGCCTTTGTCGCTTGGATCCAAGGTGCTGAATATTAACTCTTATAATATTCTATTATCTACCGTAAATAGATGATAAGTATACTATTGATATGATATTTTAACGAGGGATTAGTCAACTTTAATCATACAAATATTATAAGTATTTATGGAATTAGGGGATAAGTATATTACTAATATTTGTACATTATTCTGGTATACTCTATCAATATAATACGTAAGTAATTAGTATATTTATAGACTAATTCACATTCAATGCTATGAAAAAGGAGTATTTCGAATTACTTAAATGTTTAGGTATGGGCCAAACCGAAATAGATGCCAGTCGGTACAAACCCGACATCATGCAATCCATCATTTCGGATTATTCTGCCAGACATATGGAGCAGTTTGGAGCCAAGAAACAAGACGGGCACCTCATCCAGCCGATTTTGCTCCTCAGTGGTGAAAGGCCCGGATTTTACGTGATTGAGAAAAATGAACCGATATTGTTGCCCATGAGTTTTGCTAACCGGATCAGCCGCGCCGCCGTTCGGAAATCCATTGATGAACTAAAACCAGGGGAAACCCTCGAATTTAAAGAGATCGATGCCGGCTTATTAGGCTTTGTCCGAACGTATTGCAGCAAATCCGGGGAATACTCGGTTAGAAAGAAGAAAGACGGATTAATAGTGGAGTTTGCCACTATGAAGGATTCTATTAGGAGTATTATCGTAAAGGGTTTAACCCATTACGCTGGCGTAGTAGTTGTCAATGAAAGTAATAAAGTGAATTATGTGCGGTCTTTGGTATCTCTGGTAAATGCAGCGCAAAACAGGAACTATTCGGTAAGAGCCAACGGCCAAGAAATTCTCATTGGGTTACGGCAGGACATCGAAAACTATTCGAAGCCGGGTGAATCTCAGATGCATGTTAATTGGACGGCCGATGATTGGGCGCGCGGATTTATTGCAGCCATGCGCCGTAAAGGCTTTGGCGGGCGGGAAATACGAAAAAAAATTGACGAATATATTATCGAAGCAAACCAGATGTTCTAAAACAAAAACCTGATCGAATTAGCCCAGCCCAGCTTCATTGATCTTTTTAGATCTTATCAAACTAAAACTCTTTTACTCAACATCAGCTCATCATGCCTAGTGGAGCGTTTCTGCTGTCTGTTGTTTCGGAGCTTGGTGATGCGTTCTACGGCTTTCTTTTACAAGTTTATTTCTAGCTTTATAACCTTAGTATAAAGCTATTTCAGGCGTTTACCATTTGTCCTATAATTTATCTTATGTTAAATATAATTTAATTAATATTATATAAGGTCATTGATATAGTACTGGTAACATTCCCATAAAATATTAGCTACCTGTTGCTTTAAGATTATCGGACTAATTACTCTAACGCCTTTTCCAAAGCTCAATATTGTCGAAATTAGCTCGTAGTTAATAACTACATGAAGCTTTACTTTAAATTCCTGATCATTATCCACCAAAGTTTCTTGGCTACCATGAAGGTGCTGTGTTTTAACATACTTACCATCGTGTGGTGAAAAGGAAAGAATTACCTCTTCTACTTTCTCATTTTCATAAGATATACCTATAGTATTCTTGAAGTATAGTTCCGGATCAAAACCATTAGGGTTTATAAAGATATCATCAACTAAATCAAGGTGGCTAATACGATCCAGTGCAAATTTTTTTAATTGGTTCATTTCATGCTGTAATCCTAACAAGTACCATCTATTACGATACTCTTTTAATAAGTAAGGGCTTACGATGCGAGGCTTTGGCATTTTATCGTCGAACTTTAGATAAGAAAGTCTAATTGTTTTTTTATTTCTAATGGACTCAATTAAAGAATCCAGATGCTCGTTACCTTTAGAGTAAGGAGCCTTTTCAAAGTCAATAAACTTAAATCCGTTTGTAAAACTGCTCTGCTTTAAATTGTTTACTAAGGTGATTACCTTATCAACAGTAGAGGCAAATTCACACAGGACGGCTACATGTCTGTATTGACCTAATGTAGCAGCGGCCATGGCCAAGGCATTAATCTCTACTTCATTTAATGGCAGTTTTTCTATAGAATAGTCTGGATCGGTATAATAGTATCCATCTTCTTTCTTCAAGTACTCTAAGGGTGCATTATAATTTAGTTGGGTGCAGTAACGCATTAAATAGATATCGTTGTCTAACGTCCTTTCACTTACCTTTATATCCCTCCTTATTTGAATTTGTTCTATAAGTTTCTGTTTGGACCAGTACTTTTTACTTCTACTTCTCAGACATTCATCAATTACTTTCATGCGCACAAGCGCGTGTTTGTTCTGGGGCATAATTTTATAATAAATAACAAAGTGCAAAATAGCTAGATGAACGCAAATACATTGCGTTCATCTAGCTTACCTTTAGGTAAATTTTAATTAATTATATAATGAGCAATTCAGAACAGAACAAAAAAGACGTTCCTGGTCAAACAAAGGAACAAAGTATTATTGTAAATGGAAGGCCAAGAACCTTCGAAGGGAAAGAGATAATTTATAGCCAAATTGTTGCTCTAGCCTTTGATTCCATATCTACCAATCCCAACATTGTTTATAGTGTTACTTACAAAAGAGGTGAAGGAAATAAGCCTGAAGGTACCATGGATACGGATGATGTTGTAAAAGTTAAAGATGGGATGATATTCAATGTCACAGCAACTGATAAATCATAGTCCCGATCTACAACGGTTATGGGAAGAAGGATTAGAAATTGAAGTTAGAGGAGCTTATTTATTAATGCACCATATCCCCTATTTAAATTCATCTTCAGAAATCAAATATGGAGTACTGGTATCTACGCTAACTTTGGCAGGAGATAGAACCTGTACTCCAGATAACCACATTGCTTATTTTATTGGTACGGCTCCT
This window harbors:
- a CDS encoding PDDEXK nuclease domain-containing protein, which encodes MTEKKNILPESFLFHEISNLIEQSHLQVISQVNSTMTLLFWQVGKRINEFILEHKRAEYGQQIVVTLSRQLKERYGRSFEEKNLRRMLQFATVFSEHEQVLTLSRQLSWSHFLVLLPLKTKEQRLFYAQRTIKEQISVRELRKQIEQKAYERTVIADAQLPNQEHHLAGSFKDPYLLDFLNLPVGYLENDLETAILQELETFILEVGKGFSFIERQKRMIIDGEDYYLDLLFYHRKLKRLVAIELKIGKFQAKHKGQMELYLKWLNKHEREEGEETPVGLILCAETSREQVELLEMHKDGIMVAEYLTELPPRKELEKRLQQAYLEAKEVIENRKLLE
- a CDS encoding UPF0158 family protein is translated as MDPSDKGSSFSSFTTFYPVSRLNFGTILLDDYLPEVIQLVSIKEQAYKLGYLMILTKQQIKEIAEQLDSGFRCFWNMKNSDLLFVPDTVKYPEIDTEPWAKEIELLDKHKGDYTEIEPQESSDSFKIMADFVNTLPESNYLKNRLTKALNKKRPFREFKSEMDNSGEYRQMWFDFKNQEIQKWVQEKIHRAYELLTKESGA
- a CDS encoding SDR family NAD(P)-dependent oxidoreductase gives rise to the protein MSTNQKYALITGATQGIGYELAKLFAQDQYNLVLVARHREELDAKSAEFKQQYGIDVITIAQDLAQRQGPFQVYETVKAQGIQVDVLVNDAGQGQYGEFVDTDINRELEIVDLNIGAYLILTKCFLKEMVARKEGKILLVSSIAGEVPGPLQAVYHGTKAFVSSFTEAIQNETKDTGVTITKLLPGATDTDFFNKAEMQQAKMVQEGSKADPAEVAKDGYEALMAGKLEIISGLKNKLTVAASKLLPDSVVAENMHQQMKPSTKE
- a CDS encoding helix-turn-helix transcriptional regulator, coding for MPQNKHALVRMKVIDECLRSRSKKYWSKQKLIEQIQIRRDIKVSERTLDNDIYLMRYCTQLNYNAPLEYLKKEDGYYYTDPDYSIEKLPLNEVEINALAMAAATLGQYRHVAVLCEFASTVDKVITLVNNLKQSSFTNGFKFIDFEKAPYSKGNEHLDSLIESIRNKKTIRLSYLKFDDKMPKPRIVSPYLLKEYRNRWYLLGLQHEMNQLKKFALDRISHLDLVDDIFINPNGFDPELYFKNTIGISYENEKVEEVILSFSPHDGKYVKTQHLHGSQETLVDNDQEFKVKLHVVINYELISTILSFGKGVRVISPIILKQQVANILWECYQYYINDLI
- a CDS encoding alpha/beta hydrolase; its protein translation is MIATINTYDASARALAEQTNAVVVSVEYRKGPEFKFPTAHQDSYAAYLWTIQNAATLGINPTKIAVAGESAGGNLASTVCLMARDNNVQLPVHQLLVYPIADNNTNTTSYNQYANAKPLSKPLMQWFFTHYFNTPADGDSPYISLVDVATVTGLPAATVINAEIDPLLSEGQAYAAKLKAAGIAVTAKVYEGVTHEFFGMATVVPQAKEAQKLATDELKKALQ
- a CDS encoding DUF6933 domain-containing protein, whose translation is MTQIYLSAKLQALFPSLNEDTASFTQPSVLGDWNGHVFTVHRRKCIILVNNISYYAVFLVDILKKDLCHFPELFLDQLLRQLTYDKVITEGQYRVITAQLGQLQLRRTNNDRKALGTINEFIFLFKAHCEGQALDNLDCSTINHYINTSPTGAGRTSQRHYGNPIQDMKDLIIQL
- a CDS encoding alpha/beta hydrolase family protein; this translates as MNTNPNTQPKKTNIPFIDKGLRLLSIFTIFGLVLSLSACQDDDESNTGIDPSKPKPEWGPTIKPEMQAVIEALDSLSKGVPLNTLTPQQARLAPTATDAVMAVMKNNNIAMPPSLVDTMGYSVPVTGGSIHVRSYKPKNATSALPGIVYYHGGVG
- a CDS encoding multiubiquitin domain-containing protein; this encodes MSNSEQNKKDVPGQTKEQSIIVNGRPRTFEGKEIIYSQIVALAFDSISTNPNIVYSVTYKRGEGNKPEGTMDTDDVVKVKDGMIFNVTATDKS